A stretch of Cydia splendana chromosome 7, ilCydSple1.2, whole genome shotgun sequence DNA encodes these proteins:
- the LOC134792086 gene encoding glutamate-gated chloride channel isoform X10, whose product MGWSCIVARIVAFFLMLNQVSALTSDIFAAGKSDKEILDNLLKNSRYDKRLLPPVDDPEFCCGLTSPNDSLAQNRVGLSSLRPRSHNRGVLTVNVSVLLLSLASPDESSLKYEVEFLLQQQWYDPRLRYSNQSHYDFLNAIHHHEDIWLPDTYFIMHGDFKDPIIPMHFALRIYRNGTINYLMRRHLILSCQGRLNIFPFDDPLCSFALESISYEQSAITYVWKNDEDTLRKSPSLTTLNAYLIQNQTIACPIKASWRGNYSCLKVDLIFTRDRAFYFTTVFIPGIILVTSSFITFWLEWNAVPARSMIGVTTMLNFFTTSNGFRSTLPVVSNLTAMNVWDGVCMCFIYASLLEFVCVNYVGRKRPLHNVVYRPGENPVTQRLPAVLSRIGIILASPLEAIAFLQWAKSDANDPEPSGAGDKKRESTGAADLVSCTTCTGAPGSCTHTANNGGVSEPCFVQVRKKEPPHPIRVAKTIDVIARITFPTAYAVFLIFFFIHYKAFS is encoded by the exons ATGGGTTGGTCATGCATCGTGGCACGCATCGTGGCCTTCTTCCTCATGCTCAACCAAGTATCGGCTCTCACGTCCGACAT TTTTGCAGCGGGAAAGTCGGACAAAGAGATATTGGACAACCTACTGAAAAACTCCCGCTATGATAAAAGACTGCTTCCTCCCGTAGATG ATCCAGAATTTTGTTGTGGTCTAACATCGCCCAATGACTCTCTGGCTCAAAATAGGGTCGGGCTGTCATCGCTGCGGCCCCGCTCGCACAATCGCG GTGTCCTCACCGTAAATGTTAGCGTGCTACTTCTTAGTTTAGCATCTCCAGACGAATCTAGTCTT AAATACGAGGTAGAATTCCTTCTACAGCAGCAGTGGTATGATCCGCGACTGCGCTACTCTAACCAGTCCCACTACGATTTCCTCAACGCCATCCACCACCACGAGGACATCTGGCTTCCTGACACCTACTTCATTATGCATGGAGACTTCAAG GACCCAATAATACCAATGCACTTCGCGTTGCGTATCTATCGTAATGGCACTATAAACTATCTGATGCGGCGGCATCTAATATTGTCCTGTCAGGGACGGCTCAACATCTTTCCTTTTGATGACCCATTGTGTTCATTTGCCTTAGAAAGTA TATCATACGAGCAGTCAGCAATAACGTATGTGTGGAAAAACGATGAGGATACGCTTCGTAAGTCGCCATCATTGACGACTTTGAACGCGTATCTAATCCAGAACCAAACCATCGCTTGCCCTATCAAAGCGAGTTGGAGAG GTAACTACAGCTGTCTAAAGGTCGACCTCATTTTTACAAGAGACCGCGCGTTCTACTTTACTACAGTATTTATTCCTGGGATAATATTGGTGACTTCCTCGTTTATCACGTTTTGGTTGGAGTGGAATGCGGTCCCGGCGCGTTCCATGATAG GTGTGACGACGATGTTGAATTTTTTCACAACATCAAATGGTTTTCGCTCCACCCTGCCCGTGGTATCCAACCTAACAGCTATGAACGTATGGGACGGCGTGTGCATGTGCTTTATATACGCCTCCCTATTGGAGTTCGTGTGTGTCAACTATGTGGGAAGAAAACGGCCTTTACACAACGTCGTCTACAGACCAGGGGAGAATCCTGTTACTCAG CGACTGCCTGCAGTCCTGAGCAGAATTGGCATTATACTGGCCAGCCCCTTG GAGGCGATAGCATTCCTACAATGGGCTAAATCAGACGCGAACGATCCAGAGCCAAGCGGTGCC GGAGACAAAAAGAGGGAGTCGACAGGTGCTGCGGACCTAGTATCGTGTACTACGTGCACTGGAGCGCCGGGTTCCTGCACACACACTGCCAACAACGGAGGAGTATCCGAG CCATGTTTCGTCCAGGTTCGCAAAAAAGAACCCCCTCATCCGATTCGCGTGGCGAAGACGATCGATGTCATCGCGCGCATCACCTTCCCCACTGCCTACGCCGTGTTTCTAATCTTCTTCTTTATACACTACAAGGCCTTTTCTTAA
- the LOC134792086 gene encoding glutamate-gated chloride channel isoform X8 produces the protein MGWSCIVARIVAFFLMLNQVSALTSDIFAAGKSDKEILDNLLKNSRYDKRLLPPVDGVLTVNVSVLLLSLASPDESSLKYEVEFLLQQQWYDPRLRYSNQSHYDFLNAIHHHEDIWLPDTYFIMHGDFKEFSQHSWDPIIPMHFALRIYRNGTINYLMRRHLILSCQGRLNIFPFDDPLCSFALESISYEQSAITYVWKNDEDTLRKSPSLTTLNAYLIQNQTIACPIKASWRAEGNSLYEEDEELTCNLCQRRFEEQGNYSCLKVDLIFTRDRAFYFTTVFIPGIILVTSSFITFWLEWNAVPARSMIGVTTMLNFFTTSNGFRSTLPVVSNLTAMNVWDGVCMCFIYASLLEFVCVNYVGRKRPLHNVVYRPGENPVTQRLPAVLSRIGIILASPLEAIAFLQWAKSDANDPEPSGAGDKKRESTGAADLVSCTTCTGAPGSCTHTANNGGVSEPCFVQVRKKEPPHPIRVAKTIDVIARITFPTAYAVFLIFFFIHYKAFS, from the exons ATGGGTTGGTCATGCATCGTGGCACGCATCGTGGCCTTCTTCCTCATGCTCAACCAAGTATCGGCTCTCACGTCCGACAT TTTTGCAGCGGGAAAGTCGGACAAAGAGATATTGGACAACCTACTGAAAAACTCCCGCTATGATAAAAGACTGCTTCCTCCCGTAGATG GTGTCCTCACCGTAAATGTTAGCGTGCTACTTCTTAGTTTAGCATCTCCAGACGAATCTAGTCTT AAATACGAGGTAGAATTCCTTCTACAGCAGCAGTGGTATGATCCGCGACTGCGCTACTCTAACCAGTCCCACTACGATTTCCTCAACGCCATCCACCACCACGAGGACATCTGGCTTCCTGACACCTACTTCATTATGCATGGAGACTTCAAG GAATTTTCCCAGCACTCATGG GACCCAATAATACCAATGCACTTCGCGTTGCGTATCTATCGTAATGGCACTATAAACTATCTGATGCGGCGGCATCTAATATTGTCCTGTCAGGGACGGCTCAACATCTTTCCTTTTGATGACCCATTGTGTTCATTTGCCTTAGAAAGTA TATCATACGAGCAGTCAGCAATAACGTATGTGTGGAAAAACGATGAGGATACGCTTCGTAAGTCGCCATCATTGACGACTTTGAACGCGTATCTAATCCAGAACCAAACCATCGCTTGCCCTATCAAAGCGAGTTGGAGAG CTGAGGGTAATTCACTTTACGAAGAAGATGAAGAGCTGACATGTAATCTTTGCCAGAGACGGTTTGAGGAGCAAG GTAACTACAGCTGTCTAAAGGTCGACCTCATTTTTACAAGAGACCGCGCGTTCTACTTTACTACAGTATTTATTCCTGGGATAATATTGGTGACTTCCTCGTTTATCACGTTTTGGTTGGAGTGGAATGCGGTCCCGGCGCGTTCCATGATAG GTGTGACGACGATGTTGAATTTTTTCACAACATCAAATGGTTTTCGCTCCACCCTGCCCGTGGTATCCAACCTAACAGCTATGAACGTATGGGACGGCGTGTGCATGTGCTTTATATACGCCTCCCTATTGGAGTTCGTGTGTGTCAACTATGTGGGAAGAAAACGGCCTTTACACAACGTCGTCTACAGACCAGGGGAGAATCCTGTTACTCAG CGACTGCCTGCAGTCCTGAGCAGAATTGGCATTATACTGGCCAGCCCCTTG GAGGCGATAGCATTCCTACAATGGGCTAAATCAGACGCGAACGATCCAGAGCCAAGCGGTGCC GGAGACAAAAAGAGGGAGTCGACAGGTGCTGCGGACCTAGTATCGTGTACTACGTGCACTGGAGCGCCGGGTTCCTGCACACACACTGCCAACAACGGAGGAGTATCCGAG CCATGTTTCGTCCAGGTTCGCAAAAAAGAACCCCCTCATCCGATTCGCGTGGCGAAGACGATCGATGTCATCGCGCGCATCACCTTCCCCACTGCCTACGCCGTGTTTCTAATCTTCTTCTTTATACACTACAAGGCCTTTTCTTAA
- the LOC134792086 gene encoding glutamate-gated chloride channel isoform X26 produces the protein MGWSCIVARIVAFFLMLNQVSALTSDIFAAGKSDKEILDNLLKNSRYDKRLLPPVDGVLTVNVSVLLLSLASPDESSLKYEVEFLLQQQWYDPRLRYSNQSHYDFLNAIHHHEDIWLPDTYFIMHGDFKDPIIPMHFALRIYRNGTINYLMRRHLILSCQGRLNIFPFDDPLCSFALESISYEQSAITYVWKNDEDTLRKSPSLTTLNAYLIQNQTIACPIKASWRGNYSCLKVDLIFTRDRAFYFTTVFIPGIILVTSSFITFWLEWNAVPARSMIGVTTMLNFFTTSNGFRSTLPVVSNLTAMNVWDGVCMCFIYASLLEFVCVNYVGRKRPLHNVVYRPGENPVTQRLPAVLSRIGIILASPLGDKKRESTGAADLVSCTTCTGAPGSCTHTANNGGVSEPCFVQVRKKEPPHPIRVAKTIDVIARITFPTAYAVFLIFFFIHYKAFS, from the exons ATGGGTTGGTCATGCATCGTGGCACGCATCGTGGCCTTCTTCCTCATGCTCAACCAAGTATCGGCTCTCACGTCCGACAT TTTTGCAGCGGGAAAGTCGGACAAAGAGATATTGGACAACCTACTGAAAAACTCCCGCTATGATAAAAGACTGCTTCCTCCCGTAGATG GTGTCCTCACCGTAAATGTTAGCGTGCTACTTCTTAGTTTAGCATCTCCAGACGAATCTAGTCTT AAATACGAGGTAGAATTCCTTCTACAGCAGCAGTGGTATGATCCGCGACTGCGCTACTCTAACCAGTCCCACTACGATTTCCTCAACGCCATCCACCACCACGAGGACATCTGGCTTCCTGACACCTACTTCATTATGCATGGAGACTTCAAG GACCCAATAATACCAATGCACTTCGCGTTGCGTATCTATCGTAATGGCACTATAAACTATCTGATGCGGCGGCATCTAATATTGTCCTGTCAGGGACGGCTCAACATCTTTCCTTTTGATGACCCATTGTGTTCATTTGCCTTAGAAAGTA TATCATACGAGCAGTCAGCAATAACGTATGTGTGGAAAAACGATGAGGATACGCTTCGTAAGTCGCCATCATTGACGACTTTGAACGCGTATCTAATCCAGAACCAAACCATCGCTTGCCCTATCAAAGCGAGTTGGAGAG GTAACTACAGCTGTCTAAAGGTCGACCTCATTTTTACAAGAGACCGCGCGTTCTACTTTACTACAGTATTTATTCCTGGGATAATATTGGTGACTTCCTCGTTTATCACGTTTTGGTTGGAGTGGAATGCGGTCCCGGCGCGTTCCATGATAG GTGTGACGACGATGTTGAATTTTTTCACAACATCAAATGGTTTTCGCTCCACCCTGCCCGTGGTATCCAACCTAACAGCTATGAACGTATGGGACGGCGTGTGCATGTGCTTTATATACGCCTCCCTATTGGAGTTCGTGTGTGTCAACTATGTGGGAAGAAAACGGCCTTTACACAACGTCGTCTACAGACCAGGGGAGAATCCTGTTACTCAG CGACTGCCTGCAGTCCTGAGCAGAATTGGCATTATACTGGCCAGCCCCTTG GGAGACAAAAAGAGGGAGTCGACAGGTGCTGCGGACCTAGTATCGTGTACTACGTGCACTGGAGCGCCGGGTTCCTGCACACACACTGCCAACAACGGAGGAGTATCCGAG CCATGTTTCGTCCAGGTTCGCAAAAAAGAACCCCCTCATCCGATTCGCGTGGCGAAGACGATCGATGTCATCGCGCGCATCACCTTCCCCACTGCCTACGCCGTGTTTCTAATCTTCTTCTTTATACACTACAAGGCCTTTTCTTAA
- the LOC134792086 gene encoding glutamate-gated chloride channel isoform X16, translating into MGWSCIVARIVAFFLMLNQVSALTSDIFAAGKSDKEILDNLLKNSRYDKRLLPPVDDPEFCCGLTSPNDSLAQNRVGLSSLRPRSHNRGVLTVNVSVLLLSLASPDESSLKYEVEFLLQQQWYDPRLRYSNQSHYDFLNAIHHHEDIWLPDTYFIMHGDFKDPIIPMHFALRIYRNGTINYLMRRHLILSCQGRLNIFPFDDPLCSFALESISYEQSAITYVWKNDEDTLRKSPSLTTLNAYLIQNQTIACPIKASWRGNYSCLKVDLIFTRDRAFYFTTVFIPGIILVTSSFITFWLEWNAVPARSMIGVTTMLNFFTTSNGFRSTLPVVSNLTAMNVWDGVCMCFIYASLLEFVCVNYVGRKRPLHNVVYRPGENPVTQRLPAVLSRIGIILASPLGDKKRESTGAADLVSCTTCTGAPGSCTHTANNGGVSEPCFVQVRKKEPPHPIRVAKTIDVIARITFPTAYAVFLIFFFIHYKAFS; encoded by the exons ATGGGTTGGTCATGCATCGTGGCACGCATCGTGGCCTTCTTCCTCATGCTCAACCAAGTATCGGCTCTCACGTCCGACAT TTTTGCAGCGGGAAAGTCGGACAAAGAGATATTGGACAACCTACTGAAAAACTCCCGCTATGATAAAAGACTGCTTCCTCCCGTAGATG ATCCAGAATTTTGTTGTGGTCTAACATCGCCCAATGACTCTCTGGCTCAAAATAGGGTCGGGCTGTCATCGCTGCGGCCCCGCTCGCACAATCGCG GTGTCCTCACCGTAAATGTTAGCGTGCTACTTCTTAGTTTAGCATCTCCAGACGAATCTAGTCTT AAATACGAGGTAGAATTCCTTCTACAGCAGCAGTGGTATGATCCGCGACTGCGCTACTCTAACCAGTCCCACTACGATTTCCTCAACGCCATCCACCACCACGAGGACATCTGGCTTCCTGACACCTACTTCATTATGCATGGAGACTTCAAG GACCCAATAATACCAATGCACTTCGCGTTGCGTATCTATCGTAATGGCACTATAAACTATCTGATGCGGCGGCATCTAATATTGTCCTGTCAGGGACGGCTCAACATCTTTCCTTTTGATGACCCATTGTGTTCATTTGCCTTAGAAAGTA TATCATACGAGCAGTCAGCAATAACGTATGTGTGGAAAAACGATGAGGATACGCTTCGTAAGTCGCCATCATTGACGACTTTGAACGCGTATCTAATCCAGAACCAAACCATCGCTTGCCCTATCAAAGCGAGTTGGAGAG GTAACTACAGCTGTCTAAAGGTCGACCTCATTTTTACAAGAGACCGCGCGTTCTACTTTACTACAGTATTTATTCCTGGGATAATATTGGTGACTTCCTCGTTTATCACGTTTTGGTTGGAGTGGAATGCGGTCCCGGCGCGTTCCATGATAG GTGTGACGACGATGTTGAATTTTTTCACAACATCAAATGGTTTTCGCTCCACCCTGCCCGTGGTATCCAACCTAACAGCTATGAACGTATGGGACGGCGTGTGCATGTGCTTTATATACGCCTCCCTATTGGAGTTCGTGTGTGTCAACTATGTGGGAAGAAAACGGCCTTTACACAACGTCGTCTACAGACCAGGGGAGAATCCTGTTACTCAG CGACTGCCTGCAGTCCTGAGCAGAATTGGCATTATACTGGCCAGCCCCTTG GGAGACAAAAAGAGGGAGTCGACAGGTGCTGCGGACCTAGTATCGTGTACTACGTGCACTGGAGCGCCGGGTTCCTGCACACACACTGCCAACAACGGAGGAGTATCCGAG CCATGTTTCGTCCAGGTTCGCAAAAAAGAACCCCCTCATCCGATTCGCGTGGCGAAGACGATCGATGTCATCGCGCGCATCACCTTCCCCACTGCCTACGCCGTGTTTCTAATCTTCTTCTTTATACACTACAAGGCCTTTTCTTAA
- the LOC134792086 gene encoding glutamate-gated chloride channel isoform X5 yields MGWSCIVARIVAFFLMLNQVSALTSDIFAAGKSDKEILDNLLKNSRYDKRLLPPVDDPEFCCGLTSPNDSLAQNRVGLSSLRPRSHNRGVLTVNVSVLLLSLASPDESSLKYEVEFLLQQQWYDPRLRYSNQSHYDFLNAIHHHEDIWLPDTYFIMHGDFKEFSQHSWDPIIPMHFALRIYRNGTINYLMRRHLILSCQGRLNIFPFDDPLCSFALESISYEQSAITYVWKNDEDTLRKSPSLTTLNAYLIQNQTIACPIKASWRGNYSCLKVDLIFTRDRSFYFTTVFIPGIILVTSSFITFWLEWNAVPARVMIGVTTMLNFFTTSNGFRSTLPVVSNLTAMNVWDGVCMCFIYASLLEFVCVNYVGRKRPLHNVVYRPGENPVTQRLPAVLSRIGIILASPLEAIAFLQWAKSDANDPEPSGAGDKKRESTGAADLVSCTTCTGAPGSCTHTANNGGVSEPCFVQVRKKEPPHPIRVAKTIDVIARITFPTAYAVFLIFFFIHYKAFS; encoded by the exons ATGGGTTGGTCATGCATCGTGGCACGCATCGTGGCCTTCTTCCTCATGCTCAACCAAGTATCGGCTCTCACGTCCGACAT TTTTGCAGCGGGAAAGTCGGACAAAGAGATATTGGACAACCTACTGAAAAACTCCCGCTATGATAAAAGACTGCTTCCTCCCGTAGATG ATCCAGAATTTTGTTGTGGTCTAACATCGCCCAATGACTCTCTGGCTCAAAATAGGGTCGGGCTGTCATCGCTGCGGCCCCGCTCGCACAATCGCG GTGTCCTCACCGTAAATGTTAGCGTGCTACTTCTTAGTTTAGCATCTCCAGACGAATCTAGTCTT AAATACGAGGTAGAATTCCTTCTACAGCAGCAGTGGTATGATCCGCGACTGCGCTACTCTAACCAGTCCCACTACGATTTCCTCAACGCCATCCACCACCACGAGGACATCTGGCTTCCTGACACCTACTTCATTATGCATGGAGACTTCAAG GAATTTTCCCAGCACTCATGG GACCCAATAATACCAATGCACTTCGCGTTGCGTATCTATCGTAATGGCACTATAAACTATCTGATGCGGCGGCATCTAATATTGTCCTGTCAGGGACGGCTCAACATCTTTCCTTTTGATGACCCATTGTGTTCATTTGCCTTAGAAAGTA TATCATACGAGCAGTCAGCAATAACGTATGTGTGGAAAAACGATGAGGATACGCTTCGTAAGTCGCCATCATTGACGACTTTGAACGCGTATCTAATCCAGAACCAAACCATCGCTTGCCCTATCAAAGCGAGTTGGAGAG GTAATTACAGCTGTCTGAAAGTGGATCTCATCTTTACACGGGATAGATCATTTTACTTCACTACAGTTTTCATTCCGGGCATCATTTTGGTGACCTCATCGTTTATTACTTTTTGGCTGGAATGGAATGCAGTGCCTGCTAGAGTTATGATAG GTGTGACGACGATGTTGAATTTTTTCACAACATCAAATGGTTTTCGCTCCACCCTGCCCGTGGTATCCAACCTAACAGCTATGAACGTATGGGACGGCGTGTGCATGTGCTTTATATACGCCTCCCTATTGGAGTTCGTGTGTGTCAACTATGTGGGAAGAAAACGGCCTTTACACAACGTCGTCTACAGACCAGGGGAGAATCCTGTTACTCAG CGACTGCCTGCAGTCCTGAGCAGAATTGGCATTATACTGGCCAGCCCCTTG GAGGCGATAGCATTCCTACAATGGGCTAAATCAGACGCGAACGATCCAGAGCCAAGCGGTGCC GGAGACAAAAAGAGGGAGTCGACAGGTGCTGCGGACCTAGTATCGTGTACTACGTGCACTGGAGCGCCGGGTTCCTGCACACACACTGCCAACAACGGAGGAGTATCCGAG CCATGTTTCGTCCAGGTTCGCAAAAAAGAACCCCCTCATCCGATTCGCGTGGCGAAGACGATCGATGTCATCGCGCGCATCACCTTCCCCACTGCCTACGCCGTGTTTCTAATCTTCTTCTTTATACACTACAAGGCCTTTTCTTAA
- the LOC134792086 gene encoding glutamate-gated chloride channel isoform X18, with the protein MGWSCIVARIVAFFLMLNQVSALTSDIFAAGKSDKEILDNLLKNSRYDKRLLPPVDGVLTVNVSVLLLSLASPDESSLKYEVEFLLQQQWYDPRLRYSNQSHYDFLNAIHHHEDIWLPDTYFIMHGDFKDPIIPMHFALRIYRNGTINYLMRRHLILSCQGRLNIFPFDDPLCSFALESISYEQSAITYVWKNDEDTLRKSPSLTTLNAYLIQNQTIACPIKASWRGNYSCLKVDLIFTRDRSFYFTTVFIPGIILVTSSFITFWLEWNAVPARVMIGVTTMLNFFTTSNGFRSTLPVVSNLTAMNVWDGVCMCFIYASLLEFVCVNYVGRKRPLHNVVYRPGENPVTQRLPAVLSRIGIILASPLEAIAFLQWAKSDANDPEPSGAGDKKRESTGAADLVSCTTCTGAPGSCTHTANNGGVSEPCFVQVRKKEPPHPIRVAKTIDVIARITFPTAYAVFLIFFFIHYKAFS; encoded by the exons ATGGGTTGGTCATGCATCGTGGCACGCATCGTGGCCTTCTTCCTCATGCTCAACCAAGTATCGGCTCTCACGTCCGACAT TTTTGCAGCGGGAAAGTCGGACAAAGAGATATTGGACAACCTACTGAAAAACTCCCGCTATGATAAAAGACTGCTTCCTCCCGTAGATG GTGTCCTCACCGTAAATGTTAGCGTGCTACTTCTTAGTTTAGCATCTCCAGACGAATCTAGTCTT AAATACGAGGTAGAATTCCTTCTACAGCAGCAGTGGTATGATCCGCGACTGCGCTACTCTAACCAGTCCCACTACGATTTCCTCAACGCCATCCACCACCACGAGGACATCTGGCTTCCTGACACCTACTTCATTATGCATGGAGACTTCAAG GACCCAATAATACCAATGCACTTCGCGTTGCGTATCTATCGTAATGGCACTATAAACTATCTGATGCGGCGGCATCTAATATTGTCCTGTCAGGGACGGCTCAACATCTTTCCTTTTGATGACCCATTGTGTTCATTTGCCTTAGAAAGTA TATCATACGAGCAGTCAGCAATAACGTATGTGTGGAAAAACGATGAGGATACGCTTCGTAAGTCGCCATCATTGACGACTTTGAACGCGTATCTAATCCAGAACCAAACCATCGCTTGCCCTATCAAAGCGAGTTGGAGAG GTAATTACAGCTGTCTGAAAGTGGATCTCATCTTTACACGGGATAGATCATTTTACTTCACTACAGTTTTCATTCCGGGCATCATTTTGGTGACCTCATCGTTTATTACTTTTTGGCTGGAATGGAATGCAGTGCCTGCTAGAGTTATGATAG GTGTGACGACGATGTTGAATTTTTTCACAACATCAAATGGTTTTCGCTCCACCCTGCCCGTGGTATCCAACCTAACAGCTATGAACGTATGGGACGGCGTGTGCATGTGCTTTATATACGCCTCCCTATTGGAGTTCGTGTGTGTCAACTATGTGGGAAGAAAACGGCCTTTACACAACGTCGTCTACAGACCAGGGGAGAATCCTGTTACTCAG CGACTGCCTGCAGTCCTGAGCAGAATTGGCATTATACTGGCCAGCCCCTTG GAGGCGATAGCATTCCTACAATGGGCTAAATCAGACGCGAACGATCCAGAGCCAAGCGGTGCC GGAGACAAAAAGAGGGAGTCGACAGGTGCTGCGGACCTAGTATCGTGTACTACGTGCACTGGAGCGCCGGGTTCCTGCACACACACTGCCAACAACGGAGGAGTATCCGAG CCATGTTTCGTCCAGGTTCGCAAAAAAGAACCCCCTCATCCGATTCGCGTGGCGAAGACGATCGATGTCATCGCGCGCATCACCTTCCCCACTGCCTACGCCGTGTTTCTAATCTTCTTCTTTATACACTACAAGGCCTTTTCTTAA
- the LOC134792086 gene encoding glutamate-gated chloride channel isoform X28, with amino-acid sequence MGWSCIVARIVAFFLMLNQVSALTSDIFAAGKSDKEILDNLLKNSRYDKRLLPPVDGVLTVNVSVLLLSLASPDESSLKYEVEFLLQQQWYDPRLRYSNQSHYDFLNAIHHHEDIWLPDTYFIMHGDFKEFSQHSWDPIIPMHFALRIYRNGTINYLMRRHLILSCQGRLNIFPFDDPLCSFALESISYEQSAITYVWKNDEDTLRKSPSLTTLNAYLIQNQTIACPIKASWRGNYSCLKVDLIFTRDRAFYFTTVFIPGIILVTSSFITFWLEWNAVPARSMIGVTTMLNFFTTSNGFRSTLPVVSNLTAMNVWDGVCMCFIYASLLEFVCVNYVGRKRPLHNVVYRPGENPVTQGDKKRESTGAADLVSCTTCTGAPGSCTHTANNGGVSEPCFVQVRKKEPPHPIRVAKTIDVIARITFPTAYAVFLIFFFIHYKAFS; translated from the exons ATGGGTTGGTCATGCATCGTGGCACGCATCGTGGCCTTCTTCCTCATGCTCAACCAAGTATCGGCTCTCACGTCCGACAT TTTTGCAGCGGGAAAGTCGGACAAAGAGATATTGGACAACCTACTGAAAAACTCCCGCTATGATAAAAGACTGCTTCCTCCCGTAGATG GTGTCCTCACCGTAAATGTTAGCGTGCTACTTCTTAGTTTAGCATCTCCAGACGAATCTAGTCTT AAATACGAGGTAGAATTCCTTCTACAGCAGCAGTGGTATGATCCGCGACTGCGCTACTCTAACCAGTCCCACTACGATTTCCTCAACGCCATCCACCACCACGAGGACATCTGGCTTCCTGACACCTACTTCATTATGCATGGAGACTTCAAG GAATTTTCCCAGCACTCATGG GACCCAATAATACCAATGCACTTCGCGTTGCGTATCTATCGTAATGGCACTATAAACTATCTGATGCGGCGGCATCTAATATTGTCCTGTCAGGGACGGCTCAACATCTTTCCTTTTGATGACCCATTGTGTTCATTTGCCTTAGAAAGTA TATCATACGAGCAGTCAGCAATAACGTATGTGTGGAAAAACGATGAGGATACGCTTCGTAAGTCGCCATCATTGACGACTTTGAACGCGTATCTAATCCAGAACCAAACCATCGCTTGCCCTATCAAAGCGAGTTGGAGAG GTAACTACAGCTGTCTAAAGGTCGACCTCATTTTTACAAGAGACCGCGCGTTCTACTTTACTACAGTATTTATTCCTGGGATAATATTGGTGACTTCCTCGTTTATCACGTTTTGGTTGGAGTGGAATGCGGTCCCGGCGCGTTCCATGATAG GTGTGACGACGATGTTGAATTTTTTCACAACATCAAATGGTTTTCGCTCCACCCTGCCCGTGGTATCCAACCTAACAGCTATGAACGTATGGGACGGCGTGTGCATGTGCTTTATATACGCCTCCCTATTGGAGTTCGTGTGTGTCAACTATGTGGGAAGAAAACGGCCTTTACACAACGTCGTCTACAGACCAGGGGAGAATCCTGTTACTCAG GGAGACAAAAAGAGGGAGTCGACAGGTGCTGCGGACCTAGTATCGTGTACTACGTGCACTGGAGCGCCGGGTTCCTGCACACACACTGCCAACAACGGAGGAGTATCCGAG CCATGTTTCGTCCAGGTTCGCAAAAAAGAACCCCCTCATCCGATTCGCGTGGCGAAGACGATCGATGTCATCGCGCGCATCACCTTCCCCACTGCCTACGCCGTGTTTCTAATCTTCTTCTTTATACACTACAAGGCCTTTTCTTAA